One window from the genome of Nicotiana sylvestris chromosome 9, ASM39365v2, whole genome shotgun sequence encodes:
- the LOC104213556 gene encoding anthocyanidin-3-O-glucoside rhamnosyltransferase: MEVPIICIANTTTHTHNYTTESIMENEKSNDVLHVVMFPFFAFGHISPFVQLANKLSSHDVKVSFFTASGNATRVKSMLNSAPTTHIVPLTLPQVEGLPPGAESTAELTPVTAELLKVALDLMQPQIRTLLTHLKPHFVLFDFAQEWLPKMVDELGIKTVFYSVFVALSTAFLTCPARVPEPKKYPRLEDMTKPPPGFPHTSVTSVKTFEARDFLYIFKSFHGGPTVYDRVLSGLKGCSAILVKTCSQMEGPYIEYVKAQFNKPVFLVGPVVPDPPSGKLEERWSSWLNKFEAGTVIYCSFGSETFLKDEQIKELALGLEQTGLPFFLVLNFPANVDFSVELNRALPQGFLERVKDKGIIHSGWVQQQHILAHSSVGCYVCHAGFSSVIEALVNDCQVVMLPQKGDQFLNAKLVSGDMKAGVEVNRRDEDGYFGKEDIKEAAEMVMVEIDKQPGKLIRENQKKWKEFLLNKDIQCKFIEDLVHEMMAMAKVSST, encoded by the coding sequence ATGGAAGTTCCGATTATTTGCATAGCTAATACTACAACACACACTCATAATTATACTACAGAATCAATCATGGAGAATGAGAAGTCAAATGATGTTCTTCATGTAGTTATGTTCCCATTTTTTGCTTTTGGTCATATTAGTCCATTTGTGCAGCTTGCTAACAAGCTCTCCTCTCATGATGTCAAAGTTTCTTTCTTCACCGCATCTGGCAATGCGACCAGAGTCAAATCTATGTTGAATTCTGCTCCCACTACTCATATAGTCCCTCTCACTCTTCCTCAAGTTGAAGGTCTACCTCCTGGTGCAGAAAGTACTGCTGAGTTGACACCAGTAACTGCAGAACTTCTCAAAGTTGCTTTAGACCTTATGCAACCACAAATCAGGACTCTACTCACCCATCTCAAACCCCATTTTGTTCTCTTTGATTTTGCTCAAGAATGGCTCCCAAAAATGGTTGATGAATTAGGTATCAAGACTGTTTTTTACTCTGTTTTTGTTGCACTTTCCACTGCTTTTCTTACTTGCCCTGCTAGAGTCCCTGAACCCAAAAAATATCCCCGTCTTGAAGACATGACAAAACCTCCACCTGGATTTCCTCACACCTCTGTCACTTCAGTCAAAACTTTTGAGGCTCGAGATTTTCTATACATTTTCAAGAGCTTCCATGGCGGTCCTACTGTATATGACCGTGTACTCTCAGGACTCAAGGGTTGCTCTGCTATACTAGTCAAGACTTGTTCTCAAATGGAAGGCCCTTATATAGAATACGTGAAAGCACAATTCAATAAACCTGTTTTTCTTGTAGGACCAGTAGTCCCTGATCCACCTTCTGGTAAATTGGAAGAGAGATGGTCTAGTTGGTTAAACAAGTTTGAAGCTGGAACAGTCATTTACTGTTCTTTTGGAAGTGAAACTTTCTTGAAGGATGAACAAATCAAAGAACTGGCTTTAGGTCTGGAGCAAACTGGGCTACCTTTCTTTCTGGTCCTAAATTTTCCTGCCAATGTCGATTTCTCAGTCGAGTTAAACCGAGCTTTACCACAAGGGTTTCTAGAAAGAGTTAAAGACAAGGGAATAATTCATTCAGGTTGGGTGCAACAACAGCATATATTAGCTCACTCTAGCGTAGGTTGCTATGTATGTCATGCAGGGTTCAGTTCAGTGATAGAGGCACTAGTGAATGACTGTCAAGTAGTTATGTTGCCCCAGAAAGGTGACCAGTTTCTGAATGCAAAGCTGGTGAGTGGGGATATGAAAGCTGGGGTGGAGGTAAATAGGAGAGATGAAGATGGATATTTTGGTAAAGAAGACATTAAGGAAGCTGCGGAGATGGTGATGGTGGAGATTGACAAGCAGCCCGGTAAATTAATTAGGGAAAATCAGAAGAAATGGAAGGAGTTTCTGTTGAACAAGGATATACAATGCAAGTTCATAGAGGATTTAGTTCATGAAATGATGGCCATGGCTAAGGTTTCAAGTACCTAG
- the LOC104213557 gene encoding serine/threonine-protein kinase MHK-like isoform X1, whose amino-acid sequence MEKYRILKELGDGTCGNVYKALNMETYEIVAVKKMKRKFYFWEECINLREVKSLRKLNHPNIIKLKEIVMENNELFFIFEYMECNLYQSMKERQRPFSEEEIRGFMLQVLQGLAHMHKNGYFHRDLKPENLLVTNDIIKIADLGLARELSSMPPFTDYVSTRWYRAPEILLQSSSYTPAIDMWAVGAILAELFTLCPIFPGESETDQLYKICGILGPPDWTIFPEVRSASRLVDISNLNVSPVNLSDVIPNASLEAIDLIKQLCSWDPLRRPTAEQCLQHPFFHVGKWILKPLEDPLQLKLSNGGPKPNLELNLWDFWRQKDDYFLGLTLAINPSPPSLDLFPVEMTSRSRGTGTDMLFCSDFQGHSQQSVFWSLLPPDHHQTSVPMESSLMSSFSSIPHTTAGVPQSRGFPLASLQSNILDHPFLAMSSSFQQRHCV is encoded by the exons GTTGCGGTCAAGAAAATGAAGAGGAAGTTctatttttgggaagaatgcaTTAATCTACGTGAAGTAAAG TCCCTTCGGAAATTGAATCATCCTAACATAATCAAGCTGAAGGAGATTGTGATGGAAAACAATGAGCTTTTCTTCATATTTGAATACATG GAATGTAATCTTTACCAATCAATGAAAGAGCGACAAAGACCCTTCTCAGAGGAGGAGATCCGGGGATTTATGTTGCAGGTGCTGCAAGGACTCGCTCACATGCATAAAAATGGTTATTTCCATCGGGACTTGAAACCTG AGAATTTATTGGTGACAAATGACATAATTAAAATTGCTGACTTGGGATTGGCTAGAGAACTGTCATCAATGCCACCTTTCACTGATTATGTTTCAACTCGTTG GTATCGAGCACCAGAGATCTTGTTGCAATCTTCTTCATACACACCTGCCATTG ATATGTGGGCAGTTGGTGCAATACTTGCTGAACTTTTCACTTTGTGCCCAATTTTCCCTGGTGAAAG TGAAACTGATCAATTGTATAAGATATGCGGCATTCTTGGACCACCAGATTGGACTATCTTCCCAGAAGTGAGAAGTGCTTCACGATTGGTTGATATAAGTAATTTAAAT GTTTCACCAGTCAATCTGTCTGATGTCATTCCAAATGCAAGTTTGGAAGCTATTGATTTGATCAAG CAACTCTGTTCATGGGACCCTTTAAGGAGGCCAACTGCTGAACAATGCTTGCAGCACCCTTTTTTCCAT GTTGGTAAGTGGATACTTAAGCCACTAGAGGATCCGCTGCAGCTTAAGTTAAGCAATGGTG GACCTAAGCCAAATCTTGAGTTGAACCTCTGGGACTTTTGGAGACAAAAAGATGACTATTTTCTTGGTTTAACTTTGGCAATTAACCCAAGTCCTCCTAGCTTGG ATTTATTTCCTGTGGAAATGACAAGTAGAAGTCGAGGCACAGGCACG GATATGTTGTTTTGTTCTGATTTTCAGGGTCACTCACAGCAATCAG TTTTTTGGTCATTGCTTCCTCCTGATCACCATCAAACCTCTGTGCCAATGGAGTCGTCATTGATGTCATCATTCAG CTCAATTCCACACACAACTGCGGGAGTACCACAATCGAGGGGATTCCCCTTGGCATCTCTGCAGTCTAACATCTTGGACCACCCCTTTCTAGCCATGTCCTCCTCCTTCCAGCAGAGACATTGTGTTTGA
- the LOC104213557 gene encoding serine/threonine-protein kinase MHK-like isoform X4 — translation MEKYRILKELGDGTCGNVYKALNMETYEIVAVKKMKRKFYFWEECINLREVKSLRKLNHPNIIKLKEIVMENNELFFIFEYMECNLYQSMKERQRPFSEEEIRGFMLQVLQGLAHMHKNGYFHRDLKPENLLVTNDIIKIADLGLARELSSMPPFTDYVSTRWYRAPEILLQSSSYTPAIDMWAVGAILAELFTLCPIFPGESETDQLYKICGILGPPDWTIFPEVRSASRLVDISNLNVSPVNLSDVIPNASLEAIDLIKQLCSWDPLRRPTAEQCLQHPFFHVGKWILKPLEDPLQLKLSNGGPKPNLELNLWDFWRQKDDYFLGLTLAINPSPPSLDLFPVEMTSRSRGTGTDMLFCSDFQGHSQQSVFWSLLPPDHHQTSVPMESSLMSSFRYIS, via the exons GTTGCGGTCAAGAAAATGAAGAGGAAGTTctatttttgggaagaatgcaTTAATCTACGTGAAGTAAAG TCCCTTCGGAAATTGAATCATCCTAACATAATCAAGCTGAAGGAGATTGTGATGGAAAACAATGAGCTTTTCTTCATATTTGAATACATG GAATGTAATCTTTACCAATCAATGAAAGAGCGACAAAGACCCTTCTCAGAGGAGGAGATCCGGGGATTTATGTTGCAGGTGCTGCAAGGACTCGCTCACATGCATAAAAATGGTTATTTCCATCGGGACTTGAAACCTG AGAATTTATTGGTGACAAATGACATAATTAAAATTGCTGACTTGGGATTGGCTAGAGAACTGTCATCAATGCCACCTTTCACTGATTATGTTTCAACTCGTTG GTATCGAGCACCAGAGATCTTGTTGCAATCTTCTTCATACACACCTGCCATTG ATATGTGGGCAGTTGGTGCAATACTTGCTGAACTTTTCACTTTGTGCCCAATTTTCCCTGGTGAAAG TGAAACTGATCAATTGTATAAGATATGCGGCATTCTTGGACCACCAGATTGGACTATCTTCCCAGAAGTGAGAAGTGCTTCACGATTGGTTGATATAAGTAATTTAAAT GTTTCACCAGTCAATCTGTCTGATGTCATTCCAAATGCAAGTTTGGAAGCTATTGATTTGATCAAG CAACTCTGTTCATGGGACCCTTTAAGGAGGCCAACTGCTGAACAATGCTTGCAGCACCCTTTTTTCCAT GTTGGTAAGTGGATACTTAAGCCACTAGAGGATCCGCTGCAGCTTAAGTTAAGCAATGGTG GACCTAAGCCAAATCTTGAGTTGAACCTCTGGGACTTTTGGAGACAAAAAGATGACTATTTTCTTGGTTTAACTTTGGCAATTAACCCAAGTCCTCCTAGCTTGG ATTTATTTCCTGTGGAAATGACAAGTAGAAGTCGAGGCACAGGCACG GATATGTTGTTTTGTTCTGATTTTCAGGGTCACTCACAGCAATCAG TTTTTTGGTCATTGCTTCCTCCTGATCACCATCAAACCTCTGTGCCAATGGAGTCGTCATTGATGTCATCATTCAG GTACATATCCTGA
- the LOC104213557 gene encoding serine/threonine-protein kinase MHK-like isoform X2 — translation MEKYRILKELGDGTCGNVYKALNMETYEIVAVKKMKRKFYFWEECINLREVKSLRKLNHPNIIKLKEIVMENNELFFIFEYMECNLYQSMKERQRPFSEEEIRGFMLQVLQGLAHMHKNGYFHRDLKPENLLVTNDIIKIADLGLARELSSMPPFTDYVSTRWYRAPEILLQSSSYTPAIDMWAVGAILAELFTLCPIFPGESETDQLYKICGILGPPDWTIFPEVRSASRLVDISNLNVSPVNLSDVIPNASLEAIDLIKQLCSWDPLRRPTAEQCLQHPFFHVGKWILKPLEDPLQLKLSNGGPKPNLELNLWDFWRQKDDYFLGLTLAINPSPPSLAVKYKFATVSCLCCDAHLPVTQSVAKTAFTCLPKSHFANKITVWLMLILDLIIIGAILPCLSLISYAYTTILP, via the exons GTTGCGGTCAAGAAAATGAAGAGGAAGTTctatttttgggaagaatgcaTTAATCTACGTGAAGTAAAG TCCCTTCGGAAATTGAATCATCCTAACATAATCAAGCTGAAGGAGATTGTGATGGAAAACAATGAGCTTTTCTTCATATTTGAATACATG GAATGTAATCTTTACCAATCAATGAAAGAGCGACAAAGACCCTTCTCAGAGGAGGAGATCCGGGGATTTATGTTGCAGGTGCTGCAAGGACTCGCTCACATGCATAAAAATGGTTATTTCCATCGGGACTTGAAACCTG AGAATTTATTGGTGACAAATGACATAATTAAAATTGCTGACTTGGGATTGGCTAGAGAACTGTCATCAATGCCACCTTTCACTGATTATGTTTCAACTCGTTG GTATCGAGCACCAGAGATCTTGTTGCAATCTTCTTCATACACACCTGCCATTG ATATGTGGGCAGTTGGTGCAATACTTGCTGAACTTTTCACTTTGTGCCCAATTTTCCCTGGTGAAAG TGAAACTGATCAATTGTATAAGATATGCGGCATTCTTGGACCACCAGATTGGACTATCTTCCCAGAAGTGAGAAGTGCTTCACGATTGGTTGATATAAGTAATTTAAAT GTTTCACCAGTCAATCTGTCTGATGTCATTCCAAATGCAAGTTTGGAAGCTATTGATTTGATCAAG CAACTCTGTTCATGGGACCCTTTAAGGAGGCCAACTGCTGAACAATGCTTGCAGCACCCTTTTTTCCAT GTTGGTAAGTGGATACTTAAGCCACTAGAGGATCCGCTGCAGCTTAAGTTAAGCAATGGTG GACCTAAGCCAAATCTTGAGTTGAACCTCTGGGACTTTTGGAGACAAAAAGATGACTATTTTCTTGGTTTAACTTTGGCAATTAACCCAAGTCCTCCTAGCTTGG CCGTGAAATATAAATTTGCAACAGTCTCATGTCTTTGCTGCGATGCACATCTGCCTGTGACTCAATCTGTtgcaaaaactgcatttacatgTCTGCCTAAGAGTCACTTTGCTAACAAAATTACAGTTTGGTTGATGTTAATCCTGGATCTCATCATAATTGGTGCAATTCTTCCCTGTTTGTCTCTTATAAGTTATGCCTACACCACCATACTCccctaa
- the LOC104213557 gene encoding serine/threonine-protein kinase MHK-like isoform X3, whose product MEKYRILKELGDGTCGNVYKALNMETYEIVAVKKMKRKFYFWEECINLREVKSLRKLNHPNIIKLKEIVMENNELFFIFEYMECNLYQSMKERQRPFSEEEIRGFMLQVLQGLAHMHKNGYFHRDLKPENLLVTNDIIKIADLGLARELSSMPPFTDYVSTRWYRAPEILLQSSSYTPAIDMWAVGAILAELFTLCPIFPGESETDQLYKICGILGPPDWTIFPEVRSASRLVDISNLNVSPVNLSDVIPNASLEAIDLIKQLCSWDPLRRPTAEQCLQHPFFHVGKWILKPLEDPLQLKLSNGGPKPNLELNLWDFWRQKDDYFLGLTLAINPSPPSLDLFPVEMTSRSRGTGTDMLFCSDFQGHSQQSVFWSLLPPDHHQTSVPMESSLMSSFSQFLIADNSD is encoded by the exons GTTGCGGTCAAGAAAATGAAGAGGAAGTTctatttttgggaagaatgcaTTAATCTACGTGAAGTAAAG TCCCTTCGGAAATTGAATCATCCTAACATAATCAAGCTGAAGGAGATTGTGATGGAAAACAATGAGCTTTTCTTCATATTTGAATACATG GAATGTAATCTTTACCAATCAATGAAAGAGCGACAAAGACCCTTCTCAGAGGAGGAGATCCGGGGATTTATGTTGCAGGTGCTGCAAGGACTCGCTCACATGCATAAAAATGGTTATTTCCATCGGGACTTGAAACCTG AGAATTTATTGGTGACAAATGACATAATTAAAATTGCTGACTTGGGATTGGCTAGAGAACTGTCATCAATGCCACCTTTCACTGATTATGTTTCAACTCGTTG GTATCGAGCACCAGAGATCTTGTTGCAATCTTCTTCATACACACCTGCCATTG ATATGTGGGCAGTTGGTGCAATACTTGCTGAACTTTTCACTTTGTGCCCAATTTTCCCTGGTGAAAG TGAAACTGATCAATTGTATAAGATATGCGGCATTCTTGGACCACCAGATTGGACTATCTTCCCAGAAGTGAGAAGTGCTTCACGATTGGTTGATATAAGTAATTTAAAT GTTTCACCAGTCAATCTGTCTGATGTCATTCCAAATGCAAGTTTGGAAGCTATTGATTTGATCAAG CAACTCTGTTCATGGGACCCTTTAAGGAGGCCAACTGCTGAACAATGCTTGCAGCACCCTTTTTTCCAT GTTGGTAAGTGGATACTTAAGCCACTAGAGGATCCGCTGCAGCTTAAGTTAAGCAATGGTG GACCTAAGCCAAATCTTGAGTTGAACCTCTGGGACTTTTGGAGACAAAAAGATGACTATTTTCTTGGTTTAACTTTGGCAATTAACCCAAGTCCTCCTAGCTTGG ATTTATTTCCTGTGGAAATGACAAGTAGAAGTCGAGGCACAGGCACG GATATGTTGTTTTGTTCTGATTTTCAGGGTCACTCACAGCAATCAG TTTTTTGGTCATTGCTTCCTCCTGATCACCATCAAACCTCTGTGCCAATGGAGTCGTCATTGATGTCATCATTCAG CCAATTTCTGATTGCTGATAACAGTGACTGA